In Streptomyces seoulensis, the following are encoded in one genomic region:
- the hemW gene encoding radical SAM family heme chaperone HemW: MPSALPDGESVPDDGALPAAALAGAAERPLGFYLHVPYCATRCGYCDFNTYTATELRGTGGVLASRDNYADTVVEEIRLARKVLGDDPREVRTVFVGGGTPTLLAAEDLVRMLGAIRDEFGLAPDAEITTEANPDSVDPAYLATLREGGFNRLSFGMQSAKPHVLQILDRTHTPGRPEACVAEARAAGFEHVNLDLIYGTPGESDDDWRASLEAALGAGPDHISAYALIVEEGTQLARRIRRGEVPMTDDDVHADRYLIAEELLTAAGMHWYEVSNWATTEAARCLHNELYWRGADWWGAGPGAHSHVGGVRWWNVKHPGAYAAALAAGRTPGAGRELLSDEDRRVERILLELRLHDGVPLTLLKPAGLTAAHRALTDGLLNPEPYAEGRATLTLRGRLLADAVVRDLVD, translated from the coding sequence ATGCCTTCCGCACTCCCCGACGGCGAGTCCGTCCCCGACGACGGCGCGCTGCCCGCCGCCGCGCTCGCCGGTGCCGCCGAGCGGCCCCTCGGGTTCTATCTGCACGTCCCGTACTGCGCGACCCGCTGCGGCTACTGCGACTTCAACACCTACACCGCCACCGAGCTGCGCGGCACCGGCGGCGTGCTCGCCTCGCGGGACAACTACGCCGACACCGTCGTGGAGGAGATCCGCCTCGCCCGCAAGGTGCTCGGCGACGACCCCCGCGAGGTCCGTACGGTCTTCGTCGGCGGCGGTACGCCCACCCTGCTGGCCGCCGAGGACCTGGTACGGATGCTGGGCGCGATTCGGGACGAGTTCGGCCTGGCACCGGACGCCGAGATCACCACCGAGGCCAACCCGGACTCCGTCGACCCCGCCTACCTGGCCACCCTGCGCGAGGGCGGCTTCAACCGGCTCTCCTTCGGCATGCAGAGCGCCAAGCCCCACGTCCTCCAGATCCTCGACCGCACCCACACCCCCGGCCGCCCCGAGGCATGCGTGGCCGAGGCCCGCGCGGCCGGGTTCGAGCACGTCAACCTCGACCTGATCTACGGCACCCCCGGCGAGTCCGACGACGACTGGCGCGCCTCCCTCGAAGCGGCTCTCGGCGCCGGCCCGGACCACATCAGCGCCTACGCCCTGATCGTCGAGGAGGGCACCCAGCTCGCCCGGCGCATCCGGCGCGGCGAGGTCCCCATGACCGACGACGACGTGCACGCCGACCGGTACCTCATCGCCGAGGAGCTGCTCACCGCGGCCGGAATGCACTGGTACGAGGTCTCCAACTGGGCCACCACCGAGGCCGCCCGCTGCCTGCACAACGAGCTGTACTGGCGCGGCGCCGACTGGTGGGGCGCGGGCCCCGGCGCCCACAGCCACGTCGGCGGGGTGCGCTGGTGGAACGTCAAGCACCCGGGTGCCTACGCCGCGGCCCTCGCAGCCGGCCGCACCCCGGGCGCCGGCCGCGAACTCCTCTCCGACGAGGACCGCCGCGTCGAACGCATCCTCCTGGAACTCCGCCTCCACGACGGCGTCCCCCTGACCCTCCTCAAGCCGGCCGGCCTCACCGCCGCCCACCGCGCCCTGACCGACGGCCTCCTGAACCCCGAGCCCTACGCCGAGGGCCGAGCCACCCTCACCCTGCGCGGCCGCCTGCTGGCGGACGCGGTGGTGCGGGATCTGGTGGACTGA
- a CDS encoding SpoIIE family protein phosphatase: protein MAAIPVQRAGGAGADEAPAPSGTRPLAEDRATLPGSPAAPGSARALIRAAFADWAALGLTGPEGADRLAEDATAVVSELVTNAVVHAGTEVEVGWRLEESGAFTVEVHDQHPARAPRDPADHTPYETSEHGRGLRLVATLAESWGVTYRAGRKTVWARLPPGGTEEPAGPAPAPALVAAEALAPQPRAAGDRDWLGRGALSFLAEASDLLAGQLDENLVAALTGQLIVPRLADWCAIWLEDEATVRGGGDGPARVWHTSEARTEDLQRALEKEPPRSRHTVRSGPEPYPWPGTALGAEGTHGTALAYRLIAGGRPLGTLLIGRCGLLGFPDEVTGLVEDLGRRVALAIGAARQYARQATISAVLQRGLLPGAVAEIPGMTSALVYEPRDQGGPSGDFYDLFPAGRGRWCFAVGDVQGKGPEAAVVIGLARPWLRLLAREGYGVADVLDRLNQLLLDDATEAADAAARALIAAGGGPFAPGDGPQTRFLSLLYGELTPVDGGVRCTLASAGHPLPLVLRPDGQVTPAARPQTLLGVVEDETYTSETIELYPGDSLLCVTDGVTERRSGTDQFDDGDGLARALSGCTGLSAEHIAERIRALVHGFGEDAPEDDLALLVLQAQ from the coding sequence ATGGCGGCCATACCCGTGCAGCGGGCGGGCGGCGCCGGAGCGGACGAGGCGCCGGCGCCCTCCGGCACGCGCCCGCTCGCCGAGGACCGGGCCACCCTCCCTGGCAGCCCCGCCGCCCCCGGCTCGGCCCGCGCCCTGATCCGCGCCGCCTTCGCCGACTGGGCCGCCCTCGGCCTCACCGGACCCGAGGGCGCGGACCGGCTCGCCGAGGACGCCACCGCCGTCGTCAGCGAACTCGTCACCAACGCCGTCGTCCACGCCGGCACCGAGGTCGAGGTCGGCTGGCGGCTGGAGGAGAGCGGCGCGTTCACCGTGGAGGTCCACGACCAGCACCCCGCCCGCGCCCCGCGCGACCCGGCCGACCACACCCCGTACGAGACCTCCGAGCACGGGCGCGGGCTGCGGCTGGTCGCCACGCTCGCCGAGTCCTGGGGCGTCACCTACCGCGCCGGCCGCAAGACCGTCTGGGCCCGCCTGCCGCCCGGCGGCACCGAGGAACCGGCCGGCCCCGCGCCCGCCCCCGCGCTGGTCGCCGCCGAGGCCCTCGCCCCGCAGCCGCGCGCCGCCGGTGACCGGGACTGGCTCGGCCGGGGTGCGCTCTCCTTCCTCGCCGAAGCCTCCGACCTGCTCGCCGGACAGCTCGACGAGAACCTCGTCGCCGCCCTCACCGGCCAGCTGATCGTGCCCCGGCTCGCGGACTGGTGCGCGATCTGGCTGGAGGACGAGGCGACCGTACGCGGCGGCGGTGACGGTCCGGCCCGCGTCTGGCACACCAGCGAGGCCCGCACCGAGGACCTCCAGCGGGCACTGGAGAAGGAGCCGCCGCGCTCCCGCCACACCGTGCGCTCCGGCCCCGAGCCCTACCCCTGGCCCGGCACCGCGCTCGGCGCCGAGGGCACCCACGGCACCGCCCTCGCCTACCGCCTGATCGCCGGCGGCCGCCCGCTCGGCACCCTGCTCATCGGCCGCTGCGGCCTGCTCGGCTTCCCCGACGAGGTCACCGGCCTGGTCGAGGACCTCGGCCGCCGGGTCGCCCTCGCCATCGGCGCCGCCCGCCAGTACGCCCGCCAGGCCACCATCAGCGCCGTCCTCCAGCGCGGCCTGCTGCCCGGCGCGGTCGCCGAGATCCCCGGCATGACCAGCGCCCTCGTCTACGAACCCCGCGACCAGGGCGGCCCCAGCGGTGACTTCTACGACCTGTTCCCGGCCGGCCGCGGCCGCTGGTGCTTCGCCGTCGGCGACGTCCAGGGCAAGGGCCCCGAGGCCGCCGTCGTCATCGGCCTCGCCCGCCCCTGGCTCCGGCTGCTCGCCCGCGAGGGGTACGGCGTCGCGGACGTCCTCGACCGCCTCAACCAGCTCCTGCTGGACGACGCCACCGAGGCCGCCGACGCCGCCGCCCGCGCCCTGATCGCCGCCGGAGGCGGACCCTTCGCCCCCGGCGACGGCCCGCAGACCCGGTTCCTGTCCCTGCTCTACGGCGAGCTGACCCCCGTCGACGGCGGTGTCCGCTGCACCCTCGCCTCCGCCGGGCACCCACTGCCCCTGGTGCTGCGCCCCGACGGCCAGGTCACCCCGGCGGCCCGCCCGCAGACCCTGCTCGGCGTCGTCGAGGACGAGACCTACACCAGCGAGACCATCGAGCTGTACCCCGGCGACAGCCTGCTGTGCGTCACCGACGGGGTCACCGAGCGCCGCTCCGGCACCGACCAGTTCGACGACGGCGACGGCCTCGCCCGCGCCCTGTCCGGCTGTACGGGTCTGAGCGCCGAGCACATCGCGGAGCGCATCCGCGCCCTGGTGCACGGCTTCGGCGAGGACGCCCCCGAGGACGATCTCGCCCTCCTGGTGCTCCAGGCACAGTGA
- a CDS encoding AMP-dependent synthetase/ligase, with protein sequence MSDTQTLIENRPPSVAALFLERVAATPDAEAYRYPVPAASGEGPDEWRSLTWGQAAERVYAIAAGLIELGIESEQRVALASSTRVEWILADLGIMCAGGATTTVYPQTNADESAFILSDSESRVLIAEDAAQVAKAVERRGELPALTKVVVIDPAGAETGDWVITLAELEKRGTAYLEQHPELIKERVGAITREQLATLIYTSGTTGRPKGVRLPHDNWAYMARATASTDLISADDVQYLWLPLAHVFGKVLTSGQIEVGHVTAVDGRVDKIIENLPVVRPTYMAAVPRIFEKVYNGVAAKAREGGAAKYKIFQWAAEVAREYAKASQDSFRRTGTTSVPFALAAKHKAADALVYGKLREAFGGNLRACVSGASALAPEIGYFFAGAGIHILEGYGLTETSAASFVNPGEAYRTGTVGKPLPGCEVRIADDGEILLRGPGVMEGYHQQPEKTAEVLESDGWFHTGDIGELSADGYLRITDRKKDLIKTSGGKYVAPAEVEGQFKAVCPYVSNILVHGADRNYCTALIALDEPTILQWAADNGLEGKSYAEVVAAPQTVEMVDGYVKQLNEGLQRWQTIKKFRLLPRDLDVEHGEITPSLKLKRPVVEREYKGLIDEMYNGAREA encoded by the coding sequence GTGAGCGACACACAGACCCTGATCGAGAACCGTCCGCCGTCCGTGGCGGCCCTCTTCCTGGAGCGCGTGGCGGCCACACCGGACGCCGAGGCGTACCGATACCCGGTCCCGGCGGCCTCCGGCGAGGGCCCCGACGAGTGGCGGTCGCTGACCTGGGGCCAGGCGGCGGAGCGGGTGTACGCGATCGCGGCCGGCCTGATCGAGCTGGGGATCGAGTCCGAGCAGCGGGTGGCGCTCGCCTCCTCGACCCGGGTCGAGTGGATTCTGGCCGACCTCGGCATCATGTGCGCGGGCGGTGCCACGACCACCGTGTATCCGCAGACCAACGCCGACGAGTCGGCGTTCATCCTGTCCGACTCGGAGAGCCGGGTGCTGATCGCGGAGGACGCCGCCCAGGTCGCCAAGGCGGTGGAGCGGCGCGGGGAGCTGCCCGCGCTGACCAAGGTCGTCGTGATCGACCCGGCGGGCGCCGAGACGGGCGACTGGGTGATCACCCTCGCCGAGCTGGAGAAGCGCGGCACCGCCTACCTGGAGCAGCACCCCGAGCTGATCAAGGAGCGGGTCGGCGCGATCACCCGCGAGCAGCTCGCCACCCTCATCTACACCTCCGGTACCACCGGCCGCCCCAAGGGCGTGCGGCTGCCGCACGACAACTGGGCCTACATGGCGCGGGCCACCGCCTCGACCGACCTGATCTCGGCCGACGACGTGCAGTACCTCTGGCTGCCGCTCGCCCATGTCTTCGGCAAGGTGCTCACCTCCGGCCAGATCGAGGTTGGCCACGTCACCGCGGTCGACGGCCGGGTGGACAAGATCATCGAGAATCTGCCCGTGGTCAGGCCGACCTACATGGCCGCCGTGCCGCGGATCTTCGAGAAGGTCTACAACGGCGTCGCCGCCAAGGCGCGCGAGGGCGGCGCGGCCAAGTACAAGATCTTCCAGTGGGCCGCCGAGGTCGCCCGTGAGTACGCCAAGGCGTCCCAGGACAGCTTCCGCCGCACCGGCACCACCTCCGTGCCGTTCGCGCTGGCCGCCAAGCACAAGGCCGCCGACGCGCTGGTCTACGGCAAGCTGCGCGAGGCGTTCGGCGGCAACCTGCGCGCCTGCGTCTCCGGCGCCTCCGCGCTCGCCCCCGAGATCGGCTACTTCTTCGCCGGCGCCGGCATCCACATCCTGGAGGGGTACGGCCTCACCGAGACCTCCGCCGCCTCCTTCGTGAACCCCGGCGAGGCGTACCGCACCGGCACGGTCGGCAAGCCGCTGCCCGGCTGCGAGGTGCGCATCGCGGACGACGGCGAGATCCTGCTGCGCGGCCCCGGCGTCATGGAGGGTTACCACCAGCAGCCCGAGAAGACCGCCGAGGTGCTGGAGTCCGACGGCTGGTTCCACACCGGTGACATCGGCGAGCTGTCCGCCGACGGCTATCTGCGCATCACCGACCGCAAGAAGGACCTCATCAAGACCTCGGGCGGCAAGTACGTGGCGCCCGCCGAGGTCGAGGGCCAGTTCAAGGCGGTCTGCCCGTACGTCTCCAACATCCTGGTGCACGGCGCCGACCGGAACTACTGCACCGCCCTCATCGCGCTGGACGAGCCCACGATCCTCCAGTGGGCGGCCGACAACGGCCTGGAGGGCAAGTCGTACGCCGAGGTGGTGGCCGCGCCGCAGACCGTCGAGATGGTCGACGGGTACGTGAAGCAGCTCAACGAGGGGCTGCAGCGCTGGCAGACCATCAAGAAGTTCCGGCTGCTGCCGCGCGACCTCGACGTGGAGCACGGCGAGATCACGCCGAGCCTGAAGCTGAAGCGGCCCGTGGTCGAGCGGGAGTACAAGGGTCTGATCGACGAGATGTACAACGGGGCCCGCGAGGCGTGA
- the lepA gene encoding translation elongation factor 4, which produces MPAIPNNVPEPSRTAPALIRNFCIIAHIDHGKSTLADRMLQLTGVVEQRQMRAQYLDRMDIERERGITIKSQAVRLPWAPTEGPDQGTTHILNMIDTPGHVDFTYEVSRSLAACEGTVLLVDAAQGIEAQTLANLYLAMENDLKIIPVLNKIDLPAAQPEKFAEELANLVGCEPDDVLKVSAKTGLGVDALLNKVVKEIPAPVGNADAPARAMIFDSVYDSYRGVVTYVRVIDGQLNKRERIRMMSTGATHELLEIGTNSPEMLPADGLGVGEVGYLITGVKDVRQSKVGDTVTSQAKGATEALGGYKDPKPMVFSGLYPLDGSDYPELREALDKLQLNDAALVYEPETSAALGFGFRVGFLGLLHLDVIRERLEREFGLDLIATAPNVVYRVDMEDGTEHTVTNPSEFPEGKIADVYEPVVRATILAPSEFIGSIMELCQTRRGTLLGMDYLSEDRVEIRYTLPLAEIVFDFFDQLKSKTRGYASLDYEPTGEQSSSLVKVDILLHGDKVDAFSAVTHKDQAYAYGVRLVAKLRELIPRQAFEVPIQAAIGSRVIARETIRAIRKDVLAKCYGGDISRKRKLLEKQKEGKKRMKMVGSVEVPQEAFIAVLSSDDSAGSSGKGKK; this is translated from the coding sequence GTGCCCGCGATCCCTAACAATGTGCCCGAGCCGAGCCGAACCGCCCCGGCTCTGATCCGCAACTTCTGCATCATCGCGCACATCGACCACGGCAAGTCCACGCTCGCCGACCGGATGCTCCAGCTCACCGGTGTCGTCGAGCAGCGGCAGATGCGTGCTCAGTACCTCGACCGGATGGACATCGAGCGCGAGCGCGGCATCACGATCAAGTCCCAGGCGGTGCGTCTGCCCTGGGCCCCCACCGAGGGCCCCGACCAGGGCACGACGCACATCCTCAACATGATCGACACGCCGGGCCACGTCGACTTCACCTATGAGGTCTCGCGGTCGCTGGCCGCCTGCGAGGGGACCGTCCTCCTCGTGGACGCCGCGCAGGGCATCGAGGCGCAGACCCTCGCCAACCTGTACCTGGCGATGGAGAACGACCTCAAGATCATCCCGGTGCTCAACAAGATCGACCTGCCGGCCGCGCAGCCGGAGAAGTTCGCCGAGGAGCTGGCGAACCTGGTCGGCTGCGAGCCGGACGACGTGCTGAAGGTCTCCGCGAAGACCGGCCTCGGTGTCGACGCGCTGCTGAACAAGGTCGTCAAGGAGATCCCGGCCCCGGTCGGGAACGCGGACGCCCCCGCCCGCGCGATGATCTTCGACTCGGTCTACGACTCCTACCGCGGTGTCGTGACGTACGTCCGTGTCATCGACGGCCAGCTCAACAAGCGTGAGCGCATCCGGATGATGTCCACCGGCGCCACCCACGAGCTGCTGGAGATCGGCACCAACTCGCCGGAGATGCTCCCGGCCGACGGCCTCGGCGTCGGCGAGGTGGGCTACCTGATCACCGGTGTGAAGGACGTCCGCCAGTCCAAGGTCGGTGACACCGTCACCAGCCAGGCCAAGGGCGCCACCGAGGCGCTCGGCGGCTACAAGGACCCGAAGCCGATGGTCTTCTCGGGCCTGTATCCGCTGGACGGCTCCGACTACCCCGAGCTGCGCGAGGCGCTGGACAAGCTCCAGCTCAACGACGCCGCCCTGGTCTACGAGCCGGAGACCTCCGCCGCCCTCGGCTTCGGTTTCCGCGTCGGCTTCCTCGGCCTGCTGCACCTGGACGTGATCCGGGAGCGGCTGGAGCGCGAGTTCGGCCTCGACCTCATCGCCACCGCGCCCAACGTGGTCTACCGCGTGGACATGGAGGACGGCACCGAGCACACGGTGACCAACCCGAGCGAGTTCCCCGAGGGCAAGATCGCGGATGTGTACGAGCCGGTCGTGCGGGCCACGATCCTCGCGCCGTCCGAGTTCATCGGCTCGATCATGGAGCTGTGCCAGACCCGGCGCGGCACCCTGCTCGGCATGGACTACCTCTCCGAGGACCGGGTCGAGATCCGCTACACGCTGCCCCTCGCGGAGATCGTGTTCGACTTCTTCGACCAGCTGAAGTCCAAGACCCGCGGCTACGCCTCCCTGGACTACGAGCCCACGGGCGAGCAGAGCAGCTCCCTGGTCAAGGTCGACATCCTGCTGCACGGCGACAAGGTGGACGCCTTCTCGGCGGTCACCCACAAGGACCAGGCGTACGCCTACGGGGTCCGGCTCGTCGCCAAGCTGCGCGAGCTGATCCCGCGGCAGGCGTTCGAGGTGCCGATCCAGGCCGCCATCGGCTCCCGGGTCATCGCCCGCGAGACCATCCGCGCCATCCGCAAGGACGTCCTCGCCAAGTGCTACGGCGGTGACATCTCCCGTAAGCGGAAGCTGCTGGAGAAGCAGAAGGAGGGCAAGAAGCGGATGAAGATGGTGGGTTCCGTGGAGGTTCCCCAGGAGGCGTTCATCGCGGTGCTCTCCAGCGACGACAGCGCCGGAAGCTCGGGCAAGGGCAAGAAGTAG
- the rpsT gene encoding 30S ribosomal protein S20 — protein sequence MANIKSQIKRIKTNEKARLRNKAVKSSLKTAIRKAREAAAAGDVEKATEYQRAAARQLDKAVSKGVIHKNQAANKKSALSAKVADLKG from the coding sequence GTGGCGAACATCAAGTCCCAGATCAAGCGGATCAAGACCAACGAGAAGGCTCGGCTGCGCAACAAGGCCGTCAAGTCCTCCCTGAAGACCGCGATCCGCAAGGCCCGCGAGGCCGCTGCCGCGGGTGACGTCGAGAAGGCCACCGAGTACCAGCGCGCTGCCGCGCGTCAGCTCGACAAGGCCGTCTCGAAGGGCGTCATCCACAAGAACCAGGCCGCCAACAAGAAGTCGGCGCTCTCGGCCAAGGTCGCGGACCTCAAGGGCTGA
- the holA gene encoding DNA polymerase III subunit delta, with the protein MARKTANDDPLAPVTLAVGQEDLLLDRAVREVVAAARAADADTDVRDLTPDQLQPGTLAELTSPSLFAERKVVVVRNAQDLSADTVKDVKAYLGSPAEEITLVLLHAGGAKGKGLLDAARKAGAREVACPKMTKPADRLAFVRGEFREFGRSATPEACQTLVDAIGSDLRELASAAAQLVADVEGTIDEAVVGRYYTGRAEASSFTVADRAVEGRTAEALEALRWSLSTGVAPVLITSALAQGVRAIGKLSSARGGRPTDLARELGMPPWKIDRVRQQMRGWTPDGVSVALRAVAEADAGVKGGSDDPEYALEKAVVTIARAARSRGRA; encoded by the coding sequence ATGGCAAGAAAGACTGCGAATGACGACCCTCTCGCCCCGGTGACCCTTGCCGTGGGCCAGGAGGACCTCCTGCTCGACCGTGCCGTGCGGGAGGTGGTGGCCGCCGCGAGGGCTGCCGACGCCGACACGGACGTACGCGACCTCACCCCGGACCAGTTGCAGCCCGGCACCCTCGCCGAGCTGACCAGTCCCTCGCTCTTCGCCGAGCGCAAGGTCGTGGTCGTGCGCAACGCACAGGATCTCTCTGCCGACACGGTCAAGGACGTCAAGGCGTACCTCGGCTCGCCCGCCGAGGAGATCACGCTGGTCCTGCTGCACGCGGGTGGTGCGAAGGGCAAGGGGCTGCTGGACGCGGCCCGTAAGGCGGGCGCCCGCGAGGTCGCCTGCCCGAAGATGACCAAGCCGGCGGACCGGCTGGCGTTCGTGCGGGGGGAGTTCCGGGAGTTCGGGCGGTCCGCGACCCCCGAGGCGTGCCAGACGCTGGTCGACGCGATCGGCAGCGATCTGCGTGAGCTGGCCTCCGCTGCGGCCCAGCTCGTGGCCGACGTCGAGGGCACGATCGACGAGGCCGTGGTCGGCCGGTACTACACCGGTCGCGCCGAGGCGTCGAGCTTCACCGTCGCCGACCGGGCGGTGGAGGGGCGTACGGCGGAGGCGCTGGAGGCGCTGCGCTGGTCGCTGTCGACCGGGGTGGCACCGGTGCTGATCACCAGCGCGCTGGCCCAGGGCGTGCGGGCCATCGGCAAGCTGTCCTCGGCGCGCGGCGGCCGGCCGACCGACCTCGCCCGTGAGCTGGGGATGCCGCCGTGGAAGATCGACCGGGTCCGCCAGCAGATGCGGGGCTGGACGCCGGACGGGGTGTCCGTGGCGCTGCGCGCGGTCGCGGAGGCCGACGCGGGCGTGAAGGGCGGCAGCGACGACCCCGAGTACGCGCTGGAGAAGGCGGTCGTGACCATCGCCCGAGCGGCCCGTTCCCGGGGGCGGGCGTAG
- a CDS encoding YceI family protein produces the protein MFGRWLEKRTDRVHRTSPLAAVRTPADAGVLSCRVLDPVNQPVPWAEFTVTDRLGRKVVTGGTDPYGSFMATVPAGEYRLAVSAEGYTPYRATAMVAANSLASLGDVTLQVAPPSEPPMRGDWDIDPVHSSIVFTARHIGLARIHGRFNAFAGAVRIADQVESSAMHVVIDAASIDTGVRMRDDHLRSPDFLDVGRYPTLEFYSERFVRRSGNRWGVTGGLSLHGVTRTVTLDTEYLGLGNGMEGETRAACRATTELHRDDYTINWQTLLARGIAAIGPSIRVDLDVQIVPRVLTG, from the coding sequence ATGTTCGGCCGGTGGCTGGAGAAACGAACGGACCGGGTGCACCGGACGAGTCCACTGGCGGCGGTCCGTACCCCGGCCGACGCGGGCGTGCTGAGCTGCCGGGTGCTCGATCCGGTCAACCAGCCGGTCCCCTGGGCCGAGTTCACCGTCACGGACCGCCTCGGCCGCAAGGTCGTCACCGGCGGCACCGACCCCTACGGCTCCTTCATGGCGACCGTCCCGGCCGGCGAGTACCGGCTCGCGGTGTCCGCCGAGGGGTACACGCCCTACCGGGCCACGGCCATGGTCGCGGCGAACTCCCTCGCCTCGCTCGGTGACGTGACCCTCCAGGTGGCGCCCCCGTCCGAACCCCCGATGCGGGGCGACTGGGACATCGACCCGGTCCACTCCTCCATCGTCTTCACCGCCCGGCACATCGGACTGGCCCGCATCCACGGCCGGTTCAACGCCTTCGCGGGCGCGGTACGGATCGCCGACCAGGTCGAGAGTTCGGCGATGCACGTGGTGATCGACGCGGCCTCCATCGACACCGGGGTCCGGATGCGCGACGACCACCTGCGCTCGCCCGACTTCCTGGACGTGGGGCGGTATCCGACGCTGGAGTTCTACAGCGAGCGGTTCGTCCGCCGCAGCGGCAACCGCTGGGGTGTCACCGGCGGACTCTCGCTGCACGGCGTGACCCGCACCGTGACCCTCGACACCGAGTACCTCGGCCTCGGCAACGGCATGGAGGGCGAGACCCGCGCCGCCTGCCGCGCCACCACCGAACTCCACCGCGACGACTACACGATCAACTGGCAGACCCTGCTGGCCCGTGGCATCGCGGCGATCGGCCCGAGCATCCGGGTCGACCTGGACGTGCAGATCGTGCCGCGGGTCCTCACCGGCTGA
- a CDS encoding arylamine N-acetyltransferase family protein, producing MNPTHTDAYLRRLGAGRPARPTADALRDLHLRHLRTVPFENLSVHLGEPVVLEEEALLGKVTTGRRGGFCYELNGAFALLLTSLGYDVQHLAGRVHGEEGRLGIPYDHLALRVRTVDGGDLIADVGFGAHSHRPLLFGERGDQADPGGTFRVVEAGGDLDVLRDGRPQYRLETRPRTLPDFRAGAWWHSTSPESHFTRSLVCSRITEDGGRITLSGRTLTTTDADGHKTVRELGADEEVLAVYRDGFGIGLRQVPTVRGRQFG from the coding sequence ATGAACCCCACCCACACCGACGCCTACCTCCGGCGCCTGGGCGCCGGGCGTCCCGCGCGGCCCACCGCCGACGCCCTGCGGGACCTGCACCTGCGCCACCTGCGGACCGTGCCCTTCGAGAACCTGTCGGTCCACCTCGGCGAGCCCGTCGTCCTGGAGGAGGAAGCCCTGCTGGGTAAGGTGACGACAGGCCGAAGGGGCGGCTTCTGCTACGAACTCAACGGCGCCTTCGCCCTGTTGCTCACCTCGCTCGGCTACGACGTCCAGCACCTCGCAGGCCGGGTCCACGGGGAGGAGGGGCGGCTCGGTATCCCGTACGACCATCTCGCCCTGCGGGTACGGACGGTGGACGGAGGCGATCTGATCGCCGACGTGGGCTTCGGGGCGCACAGCCACCGCCCGCTGCTCTTCGGCGAGCGCGGGGACCAGGCCGACCCCGGCGGGACCTTCCGAGTGGTGGAGGCCGGCGGGGACCTGGACGTCCTCCGGGACGGCAGGCCGCAGTACCGCCTGGAGACGCGCCCCCGCACGCTCCCCGACTTCCGCGCCGGAGCCTGGTGGCACTCCACCTCGCCCGAGTCGCACTTCACGCGGTCCCTGGTGTGCTCGCGGATCACGGAGGACGGCGGGCGGATCACGCTCAGCGGACGGACGTTGACGACCACGGACGCCGACGGGCACAAGACGGTACGTGAACTGGGCGCGGACGAGGAGGTGCTCGCGGTGTACCGGGACGGCTTCGGGATCGGGCTGCGTCAAGTGCCCACCGTCCGGGGTCGCCAATTCGGGTGA